The following proteins are co-located in the Conyzicola lurida genome:
- a CDS encoding O-antigen ligase family protein, producing MTAPDPLLRRSVVGPPEHPPLDAVSFLTVFLVLLFAVPAGQSVTALGSVGSPALLWATAGGLWWCWHQLQRGSERNPGNPVRIAAFVYLAAVTVSYAGAMFRGLPSSEASPADTGLVKVFAWIGLVLLVSDGIPNYERLLTLVRRACLAAGLLGLLGLLQFATGLSLIDWLQIPGLSTNADSALQVRSGFARSSGTASHPLEYGFVLSTMMPVALTLALWDTGRPALRRWLPVLFIVLAAALAVSRSTLLGLAMGMLVLIPTWSGRMRLIALGAAGVLVAGVYLLVPGMVGTIRGLFGGEDSSTSSRIGSYDLVGQFVARSPVIGRGPGTFLPEYRILDNQLLQSAIEIGVLGIVALLALSGAAVVSGLVWRGEHRPELPRRIGHGLGAASAVGAVLLATFDVFAFPMATGIFFLVIGMAGANYRLRGTAADQTGASTPTARARPIHQRDIGSA from the coding sequence ATGACGGCACCGGACCCCCTGCTCCGGCGATCCGTCGTCGGACCGCCGGAGCACCCGCCGCTCGACGCGGTGAGCTTCCTCACCGTGTTCCTCGTGCTGCTGTTCGCGGTGCCGGCCGGGCAGTCGGTGACCGCCCTCGGCTCGGTGGGGTCCCCCGCGCTGCTCTGGGCCACGGCGGGCGGGCTGTGGTGGTGCTGGCACCAGTTGCAGCGCGGCTCCGAGCGGAACCCCGGCAACCCGGTGCGCATCGCCGCGTTCGTCTATCTCGCCGCGGTCACCGTGAGCTATGCGGGGGCGATGTTCCGGGGGCTGCCCTCGAGCGAGGCGAGTCCCGCTGACACGGGCCTCGTGAAGGTCTTCGCGTGGATCGGGCTCGTGTTACTCGTGTCCGACGGCATCCCGAACTACGAACGTCTGCTCACCCTCGTGCGTCGCGCCTGCCTCGCGGCCGGGCTGCTCGGCCTGCTCGGGCTGCTGCAGTTCGCCACCGGCCTCTCGCTGATCGACTGGCTGCAGATCCCGGGGCTGTCGACCAATGCCGACAGCGCGCTGCAGGTGCGGTCGGGGTTCGCCCGCTCGTCGGGAACCGCGAGCCACCCGCTCGAGTACGGGTTCGTGCTCTCGACGATGATGCCCGTGGCGCTGACCCTCGCGCTCTGGGACACCGGGCGGCCCGCCCTGCGCCGCTGGCTTCCCGTGCTGTTCATCGTGCTCGCCGCCGCACTCGCGGTGTCGCGGTCGACACTGCTCGGGCTCGCTATGGGGATGCTCGTACTCATCCCGACCTGGTCGGGTCGCATGCGGCTGATCGCGCTGGGCGCCGCGGGCGTGCTGGTGGCCGGCGTGTACCTGCTCGTGCCGGGCATGGTGGGCACGATCCGCGGCCTGTTCGGCGGCGAGGACTCCAGCACGTCGTCGCGCATCGGCAGCTACGACCTCGTCGGCCAGTTCGTGGCCCGCAGCCCAGTGATCGGCCGGGGGCCCGGTACGTTCCTGCCCGAGTACCGCATCCTCGACAACCAGCTGCTGCAGTCCGCGATCGAGATCGGGGTTCTCGGCATCGTCGCGCTGCTCGCCCTCAGCGGCGCCGCGGTGGTGAGCGGACTGGTCTGGCGCGGCGAGCACCGGCCCGAGCTGCCCCGCCGTATCGGCCACGGGCTCGGGGCCGCGAGCGCGGTGGGCGCGGTGCTGCTCGCCACGTTCGACGTGTTCGCCTTCCCGATGGCGACGGGCATCTTCTTTCTCGTGATCGGGATGGCGGGCGCCAACTACCGGCTGCGCGGCACGGCCGCGGATCAGACCGGGGCGTCGACGCCCACGGCCCGCGCCCGGCCGATCCACCAGCGCGACATCGGCAGCGCGTAG
- a CDS encoding DUF4082 domain-containing protein — protein sequence MAMTHETTGSTGHNRRRLVAVVASVAVASLVAVSQIVGLPAASADGIFTDDTVPVTVTDLDTSAVELGVTFTSSVDGTVSGIRYYKGKQNRGEHVATLWTADGTAVATAPFVNESKSGWQTATLAEPVAITAGETYVASYLAPLGLYSSDENVFTEPVTVGPLTVPAGGGVYNYTPGAFPTYNYHDSNYYVDVVFTATGEEPTPEPTPTPTPTPTPTPTPTPTPTPTPTPTPTPTPTPTPTPTPTPTPPPGSGELALPRIAWEGGPSYWGQFDKPASVGWTDPSFFPIVATFNGVSNDAEVAYDKSLGFNSYSGMWEGTSYSLFERNEAYWIGDKLNASFTGTSDYWVGNFLDDEVDGRWPAAEGHRHLQQIVDSIGDDGRFKYANFTQMVLGTDLPAADAEQYVNGYTDVVSTDMYWYTIPYCDWKPYRDIYLTPIDQSNCRTSSSYGKMMNSLRARDAVDGSLQPMWQFIDLVNGGPGEQFVRNIQPGELKGAVMNSVINEARGIVYFNQSMSGTCTAGGLIRVVQYAKGSCAAPNVTAAQTVNLQIKALAPVINTQSYDYSFGPGLDTMLKTSGGYAYVFAMIDGSSTPGARSFTLPAGVDGRSVEVLFENRSLTANAAGIFTDTFAAEYGYHVYKIAL from the coding sequence ATGGCAATGACGCACGAGACGACCGGATCCACGGGCCACAATCGACGGCGGCTGGTGGCTGTGGTCGCGAGCGTGGCGGTGGCCTCGCTCGTCGCCGTCTCCCAGATCGTCGGTCTCCCCGCGGCGAGCGCGGACGGCATCTTCACCGACGACACCGTGCCGGTCACGGTCACCGACCTCGACACCTCGGCCGTCGAGCTCGGCGTCACGTTCACGAGCAGTGTCGACGGAACAGTCTCGGGCATCCGCTACTACAAGGGAAAGCAGAACAGGGGCGAGCACGTCGCGACCCTGTGGACCGCCGACGGCACGGCCGTGGCCACGGCGCCCTTCGTGAACGAGTCGAAGTCGGGGTGGCAGACCGCGACCCTGGCCGAGCCCGTCGCGATCACCGCCGGCGAGACCTACGTCGCGTCCTACCTGGCGCCTCTCGGCCTGTACTCGAGCGACGAGAACGTGTTCACCGAGCCGGTGACGGTCGGCCCGCTCACGGTGCCGGCGGGCGGCGGCGTGTACAACTACACGCCCGGCGCCTTCCCGACCTACAACTACCACGACAGTAACTACTACGTTGACGTGGTGTTCACGGCCACGGGTGAGGAGCCGACGCCCGAACCGACTCCGACGCCTACTCCGACCCCCACCCCTACTCCGACACCGACACCGACGCCCACCCCTACGCCGACGCCCACACCCACACCCACACCGACTCCGACTCCGACGCCGACTCCGACGCCCACCCCGCCTCCCGGCAGCGGCGAGCTCGCGTTGCCCCGCATCGCGTGGGAGGGCGGCCCGTCCTACTGGGGACAGTTCGACAAGCCGGCCTCCGTCGGCTGGACCGACCCCTCGTTCTTCCCGATCGTCGCGACCTTCAACGGCGTGAGCAACGACGCCGAGGTCGCCTACGACAAGTCGCTCGGCTTCAACTCGTACTCGGGCATGTGGGAGGGCACCTCCTACTCGCTGTTCGAGCGCAACGAGGCCTACTGGATCGGTGACAAGCTCAACGCCTCGTTCACCGGCACGAGCGACTACTGGGTGGGCAACTTCCTCGACGACGAGGTCGACGGACGCTGGCCGGCCGCCGAGGGGCACCGGCACCTGCAGCAGATCGTCGATTCGATCGGTGACGACGGGCGCTTCAAGTACGCCAACTTCACGCAGATGGTGCTCGGAACCGACCTGCCGGCCGCCGACGCCGAGCAGTACGTGAACGGATACACCGACGTGGTCTCCACCGACATGTACTGGTACACGATCCCCTACTGCGACTGGAAGCCGTACCGCGACATCTACCTCACCCCGATCGACCAGAGCAACTGCCGCACGTCGTCGAGCTACGGCAAGATGATGAACTCGCTGCGCGCGCGTGACGCGGTCGACGGATCACTGCAGCCGATGTGGCAGTTCATCGACCTGGTGAACGGCGGGCCGGGCGAACAGTTCGTCCGCAACATCCAGCCCGGCGAGCTCAAGGGCGCCGTGATGAACTCGGTCATCAACGAGGCCCGCGGCATCGTCTACTTCAACCAGAGCATGTCGGGCACCTGCACCGCGGGCGGGCTGATCCGCGTCGTGCAGTACGCCAAGGGTTCGTGTGCCGCACCCAACGTGACGGCCGCGCAGACGGTGAACCTGCAGATCAAGGCGCTCGCCCCGGTGATCAACACCCAGTCGTACGACTACTCGTTCGGCCCGGGACTCGACACCATGCTCAAGACCAGCGGCGGATACGCCTACGTGTTCGCGATGATCGACGGTTCGTCGACTCCGGGCGCGCGCTCGTTCACGCTGCCGGCCGGGGTCGACGGCCGCTCGGTCGAGGTGCTGTTCGAGAACCGGTCGCTCACGGCGAACGCGGCCGGCATCTTCACCGACACCTTCGCTGCCGAGTACGGCTACCACGTGTACAAGATCGCGCTGTAG
- a CDS encoding glycosyltransferase, with the protein MAIDQVLLTRFNLPSAGAESVVRAKEGWLVERAELFERYCLPAVRAQTHGDFHWIVYFDPQSPAWLLDRIRTRWAVGTFSPLFREEVSRADLLGDIERVVGVRGDLLLTTNVDNDDGLARDFTERLHAAAEARGQRAGRAAIYLVNGLIASGTDVYRRTDRSNAFCSVVEPWASAETCWVDWHTALGERMPVVEVRGAPAWLQVVHGSNVSNRVHGALTSPAPYRELFPGLLDEATEPGRLRSAVDLLGVRPARRVAEVARAAAKATALKLVGRSGLDSIKLRLARLRRAT; encoded by the coding sequence GTGGCTATCGACCAGGTCCTCCTGACCCGGTTCAACCTGCCCTCGGCCGGGGCCGAGAGCGTGGTGCGGGCCAAGGAGGGCTGGCTGGTCGAGCGCGCCGAGTTGTTCGAGCGGTACTGCCTGCCCGCGGTGCGCGCGCAGACACACGGGGACTTCCACTGGATCGTCTACTTCGACCCGCAGAGCCCCGCGTGGCTGCTCGACCGGATCCGCACCCGGTGGGCGGTCGGCACCTTCTCGCCGCTGTTCCGCGAGGAGGTGTCGCGCGCCGACCTGCTGGGCGACATCGAGCGCGTCGTCGGCGTCCGCGGCGACCTGCTGCTGACCACCAACGTCGACAACGACGACGGCCTCGCGCGCGACTTCACCGAGCGGCTGCACGCGGCAGCCGAGGCGCGCGGGCAGCGGGCGGGCCGGGCGGCGATCTACCTCGTCAACGGGCTGATCGCGAGCGGTACCGACGTCTACCGGCGCACCGACCGCAGCAACGCGTTCTGCTCTGTCGTCGAACCGTGGGCATCGGCCGAGACCTGTTGGGTCGACTGGCACACGGCTCTGGGCGAGCGGATGCCGGTGGTGGAAGTCCGTGGAGCACCGGCCTGGCTTCAGGTGGTGCACGGGTCGAACGTGAGCAACCGGGTACACGGAGCACTCACCTCCCCGGCCCCCTACCGCGAGCTGTTCCCCGGACTGCTCGACGAAGCCACGGAACCGGGACGGCTGCGCTCGGCCGTCGACCTGCTCGGCGTGCGGCCGGCACGACGCGTGGCGGAGGTCGCCCGGGCCGCCGCCAAGGCGACGGCGCTGAAGCTCGTCGGCCGGTCGGGGCTCGACTCGATCAAACTGCGGCTGGCTCGGCTGCGGCGCGCGACCTGA